DNA sequence from the Carassius carassius chromosome 6, fCarCar2.1, whole genome shotgun sequence genome:
GGGTATTTCTCATACATCAAACACTTCATATCTTACAAGTTACATGTGAAAGTCAAGCAAATTGAAATATAGTAGAGCAGACAGATTGTGCTCCATTCATTAAGTGCACTTTTGTTACCTTtatgaaaatgtacaaaaacaaacaaatctgttACATAAacaaaatgctttaaaatattgTTCTGTCTGCCCTGTTTTCTGTTCCTCCTGTTGAATTTTTCCCTTCAGTGAGGGAAACCAATGTCTAGAATCTTAAATCTTGATTGGCTAGTTATTAAAATAAGTGGAATGtgtttcacattttaaatatgaCAGCTAGGAAACATGTCAATTCAGTCTGTCAGCATTAGCCTACTTCATCACTTTGTGGTTGTtgcatttagttttaaaaacattttgagacagtttttttctgaattgcatgTTTCTTTTTGTATGCTCAGGCTCATGTGGGAGATATGTCTTGTCTGAAAAGTGAATTCATGTGATTTACCTTACAATAGTAGACTTTGAGATCTCAAATATTTGACCTTTTGTATGGGAATATTGTACTGGAGTATAGGATAATGAATGTGTGGATTATTTTCACAAGGtccaatcatttattttgtttgttactGAAAGTTCatctgcaaacttttttttttcagatttgttgGATGATTTGATAAATCTGagcaaaaaaggtaaaaaaaaaaacacttcttgtTCAAAGACTCCATGGCCTCAAATAGCAGATACTTTCTCCAATTTTATACATGGTTTTAAATAGATATCTGTTAAATAATAAATGGTATCTGTTGCTTATTCTAGTCATCATGATACAAATGAATGGTGAATAGTCACTGTTGTCTTAGTTCTGGTTTCACACACTTTATTACCTCAGAGCTGTTTTGATGCCTTTGAATGATCattttgtgtagttttttttaattattattattagacagtTTGTGCGAACATGACATATCTGTTACTTGCAAGGAGCAGATGAATAGTTTTTTAAGCCATTTGATCGCACACACAAAATTGGATGAAGCCCCAAAAAATTAAACTCATGCACACTGTGAACAAAATGtagcaaaactgaaaaaaaaaacatactaaaattgTATGTATCATTCAACAACTTTTCCTCCTTTTTTCCTGAAATGGGAAACTCTGCAGACTAATGCATGTCCTGTACAATTATACAATCCATCACATGAGTTGTATTTATAAAGCTGTTGTTGAGATGAACACGTGTTTGTGTTGTCTATGCATTTTTACAGACTATCTTGAATTAAACAAGGACACTTTTTCTCTGAAAAACGATATTGCTCCGCTAGTCGGTGTTGTTATTACCCGCAATGGCCGCTAGGGGCAAGTGGCGCTGTTTTACCAACAACATTGCCTAAGAACATGAGAAGCACCGACTGCAGCTAAAAGAACATCAGTAAAAAAAGAGCCAGGAacagtaataaatataataacaacagtattatagaatacatcaaaataaagcatacattgaaaaacacattCATGAGAAGTAAGAAGATTTTACTGGATACCTAGACAAATCATACGATTGCAGAAACGTATTGACTTCTGCGTACTTCAGATCTGTATTTTGCGTCGCTAGAGGGCGTCGGAAGGCGCCGTGTTTCGGTTTCCCTCAATCTCCGCTagagaattaatatatatagagagaattcatatatatatatgggatgtATAAGACTTTCAACTACATTGAAAGTCTTTTTACACAAAACTGACGCTTCAAAATGTTCGTAAATGGATGAAAAAAATCAGTCAATCTCAGTTGAGTAGTTTAAACCAAGCCTTCTGAAGACTGTTTCCCTCAGTCGCCGCTAGAGGGCAGCTGAAGGCGCTGTGTTTCCCGCAGTCTCCGCTAGAGGGCGACTGAAGACGCTGTGTTTCCCTCAGTCTCCGCTAGAGGGCGGTTGAAGGCGCCGTGTCGCTGTGTTTCCCTCAGTCTCCACTAGAGGGCGACTGAAGGCGCTGTGATTCCCTCAGTCGCCGCTAGAGGGGAGTGAGTTGCGTCGCTCGATGGTGCTGCTGAAGTTTTCAAGATGTCGTCGCTGGAGCAGAGACTCTCCCGAATCGAGGAGAAACTCAAGCAGGAAAATAAAGAAGCCCGCAAACGAATCGACCTGAACATCGACATGAGCCCGCAGCGGACGCGTCCGAGGCCAAGTGAGTGCGCGAGAGAGTGAACGAGTGATTGAACGTAATGACGGAGGGATGAAACACACACTCTACatgatataaacaaacaaaccgaTCAAATCCTGACACTTCACTCACACTGACTCTCACGGGTCTCTGTCAAATGTCTGGGGGATTTTATTAATCAGGGTTTCTACTCCAGATTATTTACTACAGATTTACAGTTAgtaaatagataaatattaaacatCTCTGGCAGTCAGCTCACTAGCGTTAGCCTGGCGGCTAGCTGTGTTTAGCAGGCCATGATACTCCCATATCAGTCTGTCCGTTTTTCCATGTCTGAATGAATGTTTGTATTTAGAGAGATTGTTGGTATTTACTGTCGTAAAGTCATCATGACAGACTTGTATAGTTTTGAACTACTGGTTTGGTTTTTTCTGAGACTGTCAGTTGTCTGTATTTAgagaaaatgtatgatttttttcttctcctttatAATTTAATGTCTTATGCTTTTTGTCCCTTAAGTCTTGATAAGTCTTGACTGTCTTGATATCATGGCCACATTTTAGTGACCATGATGAAGGGATTATGTCAGGAGTGACATTTCCGATCATTCCGcgtattttaacatgtattttatgtatattaagaTTAGGGTTGTTCCTGCATGAGTGAAGTGTAAGGTCTGTTCTGTGATTTGATGTGCTGATGTCCCAGTACATCACGCTCCTGGACGCTCAGGGTTCATGTCCGTCTCTGTTTTGTGGTGCCTCTTTTTTTATACCCTGATCAAAAAAACTCTTTCAGAGGGTCAGTTTGTGTTTTTCAATTATACAGAAATCATTTAGAGCGTCTGGATTTTGTTACATGATTGTAGACTGATTAAAGCCAGTGGATAACGTGCAAACTAATAACATGGTAAATGGTCaggatatatatacactcaccttaaggattattaggaacaccatactaatactgtgtttgaccccctttcgccttcataactggtgctgaaagcattctttagaaatgttggcccatattgaaaggatagcatcttgcagttgatggagatttgtgggatgcacatccagggcacgaagctcccgttccaccacatcccaaagatgctctattaggttgagatctggtgactgtgggggctattttagtacagtgaactcagtcatgttcaagaaaccaatttgaaatgatttgagctttgtgacatggtgcattatcctgctggaagaaaCCATCAAATGATGGGTACAAGGCGGTCAtaaaagggatggacatggtcagaaacaatgctcaggtaggccgtggcatttaaacaatgcccaaattggctctaaggggcctaaagtgtgccaagaaaacatcccccacaccattacaccaccaccaccagcctgcacagtggtaacaaggcatgatggatccatgttctcattctgtttacgccaaattctgactctaccatctgaatgtccaACAGAAATCCAAACTCATCAGGCCacgcaacatttttccagtcttcaactgtccaattttggtgagctcgtgcaaattgtagcctttttttcctatttgtagtggagatgagtggtacccagtggggtcttctgctgttgtagcccatccgcctcaaggttgtgtgtgttgtggcttcacaaatgctttgctgcatacctcggttgtaacgagtggtaatttcagtcaaagttgctcttctatcagcttgaatcagtcggctcattctcctctgacctctagcatcaacaaggcattttcgcccacaggactgccgcatactggatgtttttccccttTTCACagcattctttgtaaaccctagaaatggttgtgcgtgaaaatcccagtaactgagcagattgtgaaatactcagaccggcccgtctggcaccaacaaccatgccacactcaaaattgcttaaatcacctctCTTTCCCATTCtgtcattcagtttggagttcaggagattgtcttgaccaggaccacacccctaaatgcattgaagcaactgccatgtgattggttgattagataattgcatgaatgagaaattgaacaggtgttcctaataatcctttaggttagtgtgtgtgtgtatatatatatatatatatgtgtgtgtgtgtgtgtgtgtgtgtgtgtggatttcaGTGAAAAGTAAAAGATTTGAGAGTTAGTTGTTGATTGTGTGagattgcattttatttcatttttatctgAGAATTAGTTTTTTAAGGGATTTtttgaaaattgaaaatgaaaattctgtcatctgtcACCCTAATGTTCTTCCAAGAAAAATATGTGttattctttggaacacaaatatatatatatatatatatatatatatatatatatatatatatatatatatatatatatttaattccaTTGAAAGTCTTTTTACACAAAACTCTGACGGTTCAAAATGTTCGTAAAGGGATGAAAAAATCAATCTCAGTTGAGTAGTTTATGCCAAGCCTTCTGAAGTGACACAATCGTTTTATAtgataaacatatttaattaatgcttttatttgcaTCAacaacttcagggtgagtaaaacgagacagaattttcattttgggatgaactaaccttttaagcctttgttaaatttataaaattgatttttatttaattttatctgAGAATTGGTTCAAGCCTTATTGTTGTGTGTTCGGGTTTAAGTCTATGTGAGTTTGACTTGTATTTTTTTagagttatttattatttattttgttgtttagtgatcaatttaaaggtatagttcacccaaaaaataaaattttcacatttccacaccctcatgtcattccaaactgtaTAGCTTTCTTTCTCTTGTGGAAGaagcaaaatattgtttaaatgttgttACCATCAAATCCcagaatctatatatatatatatatatatatatatatatatatatatatatatatatatatatatatatatatatacaggtgctggtcatataattagaatatcatcaaagttgatttatttcactaattccattcaaaaagtgaaacttgtatattatattcattcattacacacagactgatatatttcaaatgtttatttcttttaattttgatgattataactgacaactaagaaaattagaatataacttaagaccaatactaAGAAAGTATTTtcagaaatcttggccaactgaaaagtatgagcatgaaaagtatgagcatgaaaagtataaaaatgaaaagtatgagcatgtacagcactcaatacttagttggggctccttttgcctgaattactgcagcaatgcggcgtggcatggattcgatcagtctgtggcactgctcaggtgttatgagagcccaggttgctctgaaagtggccttcagctcttctgcattgttgggtctggcatatcacatcttcctcttcacaataccccatagattttatatgtggttaaggtcaggtgaatttgctggccaattaagaacagggataccatgttAAACCAGGTACTTGTAGCTTCGGcaatgtgtgcaggtgccaagtcctgttggaaaatgaaatcttcatctccctAAAGTtgttcagcagcaggaagcatgaagtgctctaaaacctcctggtatacggctgcattgaccttgcacctcagaaaacacagtggaccaacaccagcagatgacatggcaccccaaaccatcactgacactgactgtggaaactttacaccggacctcaaacaacgtggattgtgtgcctctcctctcttcctccagactctgggaccctgattatgctaaatttactttcatcagagaacataactgtggaccactcagcagcagtccagtcctttttgaagcaagacgcttctgatgctgtctgttgttcaagagtggcttgacacaaggaatgcgacagctgaaacccatgtcttgcatacgtctgtgcgtagtggttcttgaagcactgactccagctgcagttcactctttgtgaatctcccccacatttttgaatgggttttgtttcacaatcctcttcagggtgcggttatccctattgcttgtacacttttttaccacatcttttccttcccttcgcctctctattaatgtgcttggacacagagctctgtgaacagccagcctcttttgcaatgaccttttgtgtcttgtcctccttgtgcaaggtgtcaatgatcgtcttttggacaactgtcaagtcagcagtcttcctcatgattgtgtagcctacagaactagactgagagaccttAAAGGCctttacaggtgttttgagttaattagctgattagagtgtggcaccaggtgtcttcaatattgaaccttttcacaatattcaaattttctgagatactgaatttgggattttccttagttgtcagttataatcatcaaaattaaaagaaataaacatttgaaatatatcagtctgtgtgtaatgaatgaatataatatacaagtttcactttttgaactgaattagtgaaatcaactttttaatgatattgtaattatatgaccagcacttgtgtatatatgtgtgtgtgtgtgtgtgtttgtgtgtgtgtgtgtgtgtgtgtgtgtgtgtgtttgcgtgtgtgtatatatatgtgtgtgtgtgtgcagggctggactgggacaaaaaatcggcccgggcatttttgcccagagcggcccactatatgatcataaacaccacccatctttgcacgcccttaattatatgcataccaactcctattcattaaaaccactaatgccatgtaatgagtgagtataggaacgagtgagagttaactgattaaataagtcaaaattttatatttattaatacagttgaattatactccacagcggtgaatcctaaaacaagctataagcggctctggcatagcaataccagtgtttcttacaggatttttgttaaaactatggtggtgtgtcctcggtccttctaggggtgctcgggggcatgcccccgtgAGAaagttttgtgcattttaatgttaaattcattaatctggtgcactttgagagttcaaaattaaaagctccaacccatattcagtgtgcaaattaaacaaagaaaaattcaaacctcttttagttacagtgtctatttacattacacctatacataataatagttataatattaatccaatgacagtaatagccatattttgtcaaacaaatgcacaaaaaaataaaggaaactttcttaattagttgtaccaatttctatacttgaaagaaataagcacatgatcttttattttggcggaaaacatggtttgcAAACGCCTAAtaaaatttctagtgaattgcggtaatcgtcaactatgcagatgtggaaataatctacactcatgacatggcctaagtgttttgaaagtagttctgcttaccgcaggctctacactttctcatctctctcctgatcctccgtcctcactatcatcatctgccacaggagctgatgaaggtcagaaaacatatattttgacacagtttacagtgtctgctttaagggcctgtttctattttttcacgctatttatctgcacattccttgcgtttcttctccatctttttttacagatacacactgacactgctgccgctcgctcactcgtttaaagttgtgattgggccagcccagtgtcaatcaacaaaagagccaatgggccgctgatctacgtgtttcatgggctgatctgtcagaaaaaaaaactaacactgactttgaccaatgcattacaccggcacaaaccaagcgccgccaattaagcaaaacaaaacgaatgggccgcggatgtacaaattttatgggccgtttaaaaaaaaacaagtatgagtatgagatatcggcccaaaaagcacgtcggcccaccgggcaaatgcccggtatgcccaatggccagtccagccatgtgtgtgtgtgtgtgtgtgtgtgtgtgtgtgtgtgtgtgcgtgctcttgtttttgtgacatatcaggacacaactctgtataatgacatgggtatgacacaggtattacaaggagagggtgacttatgagggcataacccatgtccccatttttctaaacgcttataaatcatacagaatgaggttttttttttgagaaattaaaaatgcacaaagtttcctgtgagggttaggtgtagggttggtgtagggccatagaatatacagtttctataaaaaccattacgcctatgggatgtccccacttttatttatatatatataaataattaatatcgtACACCCTTacatgtaaatgatgacagaatttttgtttttgggtgaactttccttttaatttaaaatagttttagctACTACAAATGTAGTATTTTTCAGgtataacaaatattaaaatattgaaataaattcagCTGAATTAACAGATTTTCCCCCGTCACACTTTGTCATTAGATggatttgtatttagttttttcagaTGGTGTCAGTATTATTTTTGTTAGATGGAGTGTGCTCGCGTTGAAGGTGAATCATAACGTTTGAAGAGAGGGACGAAGTGATACCTGGAGGTGTGTGTGGGCTTTtagtaatgagtgtgtgtgtattttctctCCTCTGTATCTAGTCATCGTGATCCAGCTCAGTCCAGCTCCAGCCCCCTCCCAGCGCGCAggtaccatcatcatcatcatcatcatcaccaccactaCATCACGCTgcatcaccctctctctctctctctctctttctctctctcctttaccTTGCAGGTTACATGCACTACATCACCCTCTGCACCTCTGTTTTGCTCTCTTCTCTTTCTCATTCATCCTACCACCTCTCATTCCCACACTCTCTATcaaaaagtcaacatgaaatgtcaCTCACTCACTAGCAATAATAAATGCAGGGCAGTACTTGATTTTATCTATCAGTAGTTGATTGGTTGTGAAAAGCGGTATGTCAGGTGAAAGGCAAAGTTGTTTCAGAAGCAGAGCCTATGTTGCTACATTTTGACTAATGATCATAAATGCTCTGGATTAATGTGCACTTATGTATAGTTCAAAATGGGCTTGCAATCTGGTATTGATGTAAAATGTGATATCTTCATTTTGCAAATGGACGTTTGTGATCCAGATGAATATTATATGAAGGTTCGTGGTCTGTAAAatctttgaaatgtttttgaaaagtttcttatgctcaccgaaGCTGCATTTATccgatcaaaaatatagtaaaagctgtaatattttattaaagttttaaaataattgttttccattttaaaggaacagttttaatatattttagtgtaatttattcctatgattgcaaagctaaattttcagcaacatctcattctaatatgctgatttgttgtgcaagaaacatttattatctttGTTGAAAACATGTTGCCTAATATtttttgtggggaaaaaaaaaattataaaaattatataaatacaccttttgtaacattataaaagtctttaccatcacttttgatcaattgattgcatcctttctgaataatttagttgatttctttcaaataaaaaggCAAACTCACTGAGCATGTTAACTACAAAAAGGGGTAATAATCGAATGTCAGTTACTTATTGAATAActatttaaatattgaatatgttagccattttagtcatttttttgGTATTGATCCAACCTTAAATCCTAAAATGTTGATTAATGAAGTAAATAGGgtccatttttatttcatgttggcTTTAATCTCATACAGCTTTCTGTCATTTATCTCACTAACATAAGCATTTCTTTAATTAGTAATTTACTTAAATGCATGATGTTTGTTTAGAGAACACAGCCATTCACCTATTCACCATTCACCCATCTCAGTCTTACTACTTCACTTTGTCTATATTAAAATACTATCTTCCTATATTTCCTTTCTTCAGTTCATTCTCTTATTCTCTTTTCCACCTCACCATGGAAAAGGAGCAGCAAGCGTGTGTATTTTGAATGTGTGACCTGTGCGTATAGGATTTGTTGGAAGATCAGAcattgtgcatgttgtggctatAACTGCACGGCCCGACTGTGAGCGaacacatccacacaaacacagatcTATGGTGGCACTCGACAGGGTGATGTGTGTTCAACTGTATCTTGGGTTTGAGCTTGTCCGGCCTCTCCTGTCTCTCAGCTCTCTGTCCGTTCTTTCCAGAAGAGACAGCTTCGGCTCTGTTTTCTGCACAGATGTGAATTACGGCCATGTCGGCCCCTGTATGTCTGTGTCCACTGTCCAGCAGGTTTTTCTGCACCAGATTGCTTGACCTCACTGACTAACCCAAGCTAACAGAATCTCTCCCGTGAACAGGTTTTCCTGAGGAGGAATCAGAAGTTTGATGGTTATCCATTTCTCCTGAAAAAACAGTTTTGTTTCTATGCTCAATCGACAGATAGGAAATCtataaaatgtttagttttgCACAGTTTGGTGAGCGAATGTCAAAGGTCACCCGTTGGTGACTCCTGCTTGTCCTGGTGCATGCTGGGAATGCTAACACTAACTCCAATGGCTGGTTTTCACTGTTTGGCAGCCCTCGTcatttctgtgtgagtgtgtctgatcTTGGCATGACTTGGACTTTTATTTGACTGGATAAGCTGTCATATTCTAGGCCTTCAGACCTGAGGATCTTAATTTGGGGTCCTTGAACATTCATTAACATTTGTCCCAGTAATCAGCTTGAATTGACGGTCACTGGCTTCCTGTCTTCTGTCTTTTCTCTGACTCCTTCCAACCTTCTTGTCTTTTTCTACAGCCCTACAGTTGCCATTGGCCAACGATGGAGGAAGTCGCTCATCCTCTTCAGAAAGCTCTCCTCAACACCCCTCGTACCCCAGCAGACCCCGACAAATGCTAACGCTTCCCACTCCAACCTACAGCCTACAGAAGAGCCTGGAGAAGTATGTCACAAACCCAGCATAGTGGAGTTTGCTCAGTTCTCATTTTTTAGAATATAAAATTCTGGTGTGttgatctgtttatttttttatcttcagtGCTGAAATTGACCAGAAGTTGCAGGAAATCATGAAACAAACAGGATATCTGAAGATTGACGGACAGGTGAGTCATCGCTCATATTCTGGAGTTATTAAATGTGGGGAAAAGTGTCTGACCTCTAGTGTGTGTATCTTTTTCAGCGTTACCCTGCAGAGGTGGCGGATCTGATCAGTGAGGGGGAGATCGGCAGTGGAACCTGTGGACAGGTGTTTAAAGTTCGCTTTGAGAAGACTGGCCATGTCATCGCAGTTAAGGTTGGTTCAGCTCCCGGTTTCTCCGCTCAATCTGTTGTCCCTGGTAATGCAGGGATgggatgggatttttttttaaggggtTTTAAAAACTTTTGATCAATCACCCCTAAATATGAAGAATCCCTTACACTTGTCATTGTACTCAAGTCAAAAGAAATTCAAATAATATCCGGAAAATGTATAATACCTTTTTTGAATGAAGACGTTTGTTTATCCATGTGTTTGTTGTCTTGAACTTTCCCTGTAATTATCGAGTCATTAAAACAGTAGTTAAGGCAGAAGTAATTACTGTTTACTAATTACATCACTGCTCTTGGTTTGTGTTGTTCTAGTTGTGTTTATGTGAGCTTGTTTCCTTCATGTGTGTTTTTCCCTACAGCAAATGAGGAGGACGGGTAATAAAGATGAGAATAAGAGAATCCTCATGGATCTAGATGTTGTGTTGAAGAGTCATGACTGTCCGTACATCATTCAGTGCTATGGAGCAATCGTCACCAATGTGAGTACCACACTTACGATCTGTGCTCAGCCTCTTCCAGGGTCTGTGGCATTAAAGTTGCATTGATAATCTGATTTATTTTATCAGAATTTCAGTCCTATTAATAATTTTTAGATCTTAATTAGgcataattattcttaaaaatgaTGGTGATGAAATAAAAAGGTCTGATGCCTTTCAAAAAGGTTCcaaatttagtttaaaattttTAGGAAAAGCTGATTTTAAATCAGCAACTATTTCAGATTACTTAGTGATTTAGCTGCCAAActtacattttgtaaatatttctgAAAATATCTTTATTATCTAGTTAATTTTGTAGGCATATACTATTTTGAAGTTTTACAATTTTAGGACCTTTACTGAGTACCTCTTGAACTGAGTACTACTGTTTTATGGTCAGTGTATTGAATTACTTGAATTATTCAATGGTGTGTCTTCTTCTGTAGACGGATGTGTTCATCGCCATGGAACTAATGGGGACGTGTGCAGAGAAGCTGAAGAAGCGGATCCAGGGGCCCATACCAGAAGCCATTCTGGGAAAGATGACCGTGGCCGTAAGTCTTCCTTTAAATTCACCTGATTCAGAATGGCACATTAGATATTGGTCTAgttaaatgtatgttttcatCTTGCTCTTTTTCTTCTCATGTAGATTGTAAAGGCTCTGCTGTATCTAAAAGAGAAACATGGTGTCATTCACCGAGACGTGAAGCCATCTAATATCCTGTTGGATGCCAAAGGGCAGATCAAACTGTGTGATTTTGGCATTAGTGGCCGACTGGTAGATTCTAAAGCCAAAACTCGCAGCGCCGGCTGTGCAGCATACATGGCGGTAAGCACATGGTCCTCAAGTCTGATTTTCAGAATTATAAAGTTTCAAGATtttgaaaattgtaaaaaaatgtatttaatatttaaatatttcaatgttATGAGGTCAAATTAAgaagaaatattaaaaattttgCAGACATAATGTAGGATTTAGTGTTTGGCATTCTTTACCATAATATGTATCATCTTTTTCTAGCCTGAGAGAATAGACCCTCCAGACCCCAGTAAGCCTGACTATGACATCAGAGCTGACGTCTGGAGTCTTGGTATTTCTCTGGTGAGTTCTTTCCACATTTTGTTGAACCAACACTTGTTTACTGTGATTACTTTGCTGACCAGTAGTTGGATATGTGTAGGGGgtgttatataattaattatgatcAAACTTTTAGTAAATTTTCTATCGAAAGTTTGGGATCACAAAGGAAATGAACACTTTAATTCAGCTAGGAAATAAAAAATCCAGCTCTGCCATCAGTCATttctgaattgtaataatatttcacattatctcagtttatttttgattaaataaatgcagccttggtgagacttctttgaaaaacattttaaaaaatcatacagactccaaacttttgaacggtagtgtaaatgTAAGTAACGAGATGTATTTCAAAATGCAATCTACAGTCACACGTACTACTAGAAGTAATTATTCCTCCTCCTCACCTGTAGGTGGAGTTAGCCACGGGACAGTTTCCTTACAAGAACTGCAAGACAGACTTTGAGGTTCTCACCAAAGTTCTGCAAGAGGACCCACCGGTCCTTCCTCTCAGCATGGGCTTCTCCCCTGACTTCCAGTCCTTCGTCAAAGACTGGTACACTCACATGAAGTTACCTAAACATGACATTTTAGCACCAGTATTTGTCCATTATGTTTATGTGTAAGTTTTGTTGTCTCTACAGCC
Encoded proteins:
- the LOC132141988 gene encoding dual specificity mitogen-activated protein kinase kinase 7-like isoform X1, whose product is MSSLEQRLSRIEEKLKQENKEARKRIDLNIDMSPQRTRPRPIIVIQLSPAPAPSQRAALQLPLANDGGSRSSSSESSPQHPSYPSRPRQMLTLPTPTYSLQKSLENAEIDQKLQEIMKQTGYLKIDGQRYPAEVADLISEGEIGSGTCGQVFKVRFEKTGHVIAVKQMRRTGNKDENKRILMDLDVVLKSHDCPYIIQCYGAIVTNTDVFIAMELMGTCAEKLKKRIQGPIPEAILGKMTVAIVKALLYLKEKHGVIHRDVKPSNILLDAKGQIKLCDFGISGRLVDSKAKTRSAGCAAYMAPERIDPPDPSKPDYDIRADVWSLGISLVELATGQFPYKNCKTDFEVLTKVLQEDPPVLPLSMGFSPDFQSFVKDCLTKDHRKRPKYHKLLEHSFIRRYEVSEVHVAGWFQTVMERTESPRSSQCFNHHQLHSLFSR
- the LOC132141988 gene encoding dual specificity mitogen-activated protein kinase kinase 7-like isoform X2, producing the protein MSSLEQRLSRIEEKLKQENKEARKRIDLNIDMSPQRTRPRPTLQLPLANDGGSRSSSSESSPQHPSYPSRPRQMLTLPTPTYSLQKSLENAEIDQKLQEIMKQTGYLKIDGQRYPAEVADLISEGEIGSGTCGQVFKVRFEKTGHVIAVKQMRRTGNKDENKRILMDLDVVLKSHDCPYIIQCYGAIVTNTDVFIAMELMGTCAEKLKKRIQGPIPEAILGKMTVAIVKALLYLKEKHGVIHRDVKPSNILLDAKGQIKLCDFGISGRLVDSKAKTRSAGCAAYMAPERIDPPDPSKPDYDIRADVWSLGISLVELATGQFPYKNCKTDFEVLTKVLQEDPPVLPLSMGFSPDFQSFVKDCLTKDHRKRPKYHKLLEHSFIRRYEVSEVHVAGWFQTVMERTESPRSSQCFNHHQLHSLFSR